A genome region from Phocoena sinus isolate mPhoSin1 chromosome 16, mPhoSin1.pri, whole genome shotgun sequence includes the following:
- the RHOU gene encoding rho-related GTP-binding protein RhoU, with amino-acid sequence MPPQQGDAAFPGRCEAPPVPPRRERGGRGPGAPGGRGRAGGAEGRGVKCVLVGDGAVGKTSLVVSYTTNGYPTEYIPTAFDNFSAVVSVDGRPVRLQLCDTAGQDEFDKLRPLCYTSADIFLLCFSVVGPSSFQNVSEKWVPEIRCHCPKAPIILVGTQSDLREDVKVLIELDKCKEKPVPEEAARLCAEEIKAASYIECSALTQKNLKEVFDAAIVAGIQYSDSQQQPRKSKSRTPDKMKTLSKSWWKKYCCFV; translated from the exons ATGCCCCCGCAGCAGGGGGACGCCGCGTTCCCGGGCCGCTGCGAGGCGCCGCCCGTGCCGCCCCGCCGGGAGCGTGGGGGGCGCGGGCCCGGGGCGCCGGGGGGCCGGGGGCGCGCGGGCGGCGCGGAGGGGCGCGGCGTCAAGTGCGTGCTGGTCGGCGACGGCGCGGTGGGCAAGACCAGCCTGGTGGTGAGCTACACCACCAACGGCTACCCCACCGAGTACATCCCCACAGCCTTCGACAACTTCTCAG CTGTGGTTTCCGTGGATGGGCGGCCCGTGAGACTCCAGCTCTGTGACACTGCAGGACAG GATGAGTTCGACAAGCTCCGGCCGCTGTGCTACACCAGCGCCGACATCTTCCTCCTGTGCTTCAGTGTCGTGGGCCCCTCTTCCTTCCAGAACGTCAGTGAGAAATGGGTGCCGGAGATTCGCTGCCACTGTCCCAAAGCCCCCATCATCCTCGTGGGGACGCAGTCGGATCTCAGAGAAGACGTCAAAGTCCTCATCGAGCTGGACAAATGCAAAGAGAAACCCGTGCCCGAGGAGGCGGCCAGGTTGTGTGCTGAGGAGATCAAAGCTGCCTCCTACATCGAGTGCTCGGCCTTGACTCAGAAGAACCTCAAAGAGGTCTTTGATGCAGCCATCGTCGCCGGAATCCAGTACTCGGACTCTCAGCAGCAGCCCAGGAAGTCCAAGAGCAGGACTCCGGACAAGATGAAGACCCTGTCCAAGTCCTGGTGGAAGAAGTACTGCTGTTTCGTATGA